A genomic window from Cardiocondyla obscurior isolate alpha-2009 linkage group LG02, Cobs3.1, whole genome shotgun sequence includes:
- the LOC139111991 gene encoding zinc transporter foi isoform X1, which yields MFVIYILMSVCSAFRKLIMSHHIVTVCVVCVLCAAHVPCSAHTNSSAITSDNSTSAQNHSGPDARGQPFWSLLRPKETHAYSNQQRYNPNNFTSNKHNAVRSHTARHIDSTNSNNISVTDDAISNASHVYHKKQTTESFKGGGNSQYTPPSVVTRAADVNSVNSRDAELMERLAQTDLVPDVKQKSAQSSEDLRTVNKSRLKRDVNERYFMQKIFEAYGDGTSITMEGFEKLVRKLGLLRLLTDVSKDDTDRNNRNFSNKGLHDVDKNKERCLNSSELLGTIAQDTHYVSSNNATTLPSWLFERVCPVLVYQLAAESSSERNGCIRVPENYKPAVPVDKFYTTEDSARSTVKVWIYSSISIFVISLSGLLGVAVIPVMGKNYYHHVLQFLVALAVGTLTGDAFIHLLPHAMMPPHHHEHDEHQEHHHDEQIDHINLHNINMWKGLVAMMGFVLFFFTEKALNMISEWRKHWQHKKKLPTRVRVMRESDGPNSNVVGEKLCKHKYSSYPYCYGEIASETQDNHHNRRMNHRDRPPIIEEEKPLTSNCNSVTKIVASDIDKKSKDDWRMDDSIANAKKNPGDADAALNESESYTVILREHETKHHGHSHSHGHVHSAPESMSNVAWMVVMGDGLHNFTDGMAIGAAFSANIAGGFSTAIAVLCHELPHELGDFAVLLKAGMSTKQAVFYNILSSVLCLLGMIGGILLGNTPDATSWVFAVAAGIFIYIALVDMIPELSSSHSAGSGSRLQCIWQTLGLSTGLGIMLLIAAYEHDLKHIFDN from the exons ATGTTTGTGATATACATTCTGATGAGTGTATGCTCTGCTTTCAGGAAGCTCATCATGTCGCACCATATCGTTACCGTGTGTGTGGTTTGTGTTCTGTGCGCCGCACATGTACCCTGCTCGGCGCATACGAATTCATCGGCGATAACATCGGATAATTCGACAAGCGCGCAAAATCATTCAGGTCCAGACGCACGGGGACAGCCGTTTTGGTCGCTGCTACGACCTAAGGAGACGCACGCATACTCGAACCAACAGAGATACAATCCAAATAACTTCACTAGCAATAAGCACAACGCTGTAAGATCTCATACTGCACGACACATTGATAGTACTAACAGTAATAATATATCTGTAACTGATGATGCGATATCGAATGCGTCGCATGTTTATCATAAGAAGCAAACGACGGAGAGCTTCAAAGGTGGTGGAAATTCGCAGTATACACCACCATCGGTGGTCACGAGAGCAGCCGATGTGAATTCTGTAAATTCGAGAGATGCGGAGCTTATGGAGCGTCTTGCTCAAACGGATCTGGTGCCAGATGTCAAACAGAAGTCTGCACAATCTAGCGAAGATTTACGTACTGTTAATAAATCTAGGTTAAAAAGAGATGTAAATGAAAGATATTTCATGCAGAAGATCTTTGAGGCCTACGGTGATGGAACGAGTATAACTATGGAGGGTTTCGAGAAGCTCGTTCGGAAACTGGGTCTATTAAGATTATTGACTGATGTATCAAAGGATGACACTGATAGaa ataatagaaatttttctaataaggGCCTACACGatgtagataaaaataaggaaagg TGTTTAAATAGTTCAGAGTTGCTGGGCACTATTGCTCAAGATACGCACTATGTTAGCAGCAATAACGCAACGACATTGCCGAGTTGGCTTTTCGAACGCGTGTGCCCAGTTCTTGTGTATCAATTAGCGGCCGAATCTAGTTCGGAAAGAAATGGCTGTATACGAGTACCCGAGAATTATAAGCCTGCCGTGCCagtcgataaattttataccacGGAAGATTCGGCACGCAGTACTGTAAAAG tCTGGATATATTCATCAATTAGTATTTTCGTAATTAGTCTTAGCGGATTGCTCGGCGTAGCAGTAATTCCAGTCATGGGAAAGAATTATTACCATCACGTGTTACAGTTTCTAGTTGCGCTGGCCGTAGGTACTTTAACCGGTGATGCCTTTATCCATCTGTTACCACAc GCGATGATGCCACCACATCACCATGAACATGATGAACATCAAGAACACCATCATGACGAACAAATTGatcatataaatttacacaatattaatatgtgGAAAGGATTAGTCGCTATGATGGGTTTCGTGTTGTTCTTCTTTACTGAGAAAGCATTAAACATGATATCTGAATGGCGGAAACATTGgcagcataaaaaaaag TTACCTACACGCGTAAGAGTGATGAGAGAGAGTGATGGGCCAAACAGTAATGTGGTTGGTGAGAAGCTGTGTAAACACAAATACTCATCGTATCCGTATTGTTACGGTGAAATCGCCAGTGAAACTCAAG ATAATCACCACAATCGCCGAATGAATCATCGCGATAGACCTCCTATTATCGAAGAGGAGAAACCATTGACATCGAATTGTAATTCGGTTACGAAAATTGTGGCTAGCGACATAGATAAAAAATCGAAGGATGATTGGAGAATGGATGATTCAATTGCGAACGCTAAGAAAAATCCTGGTGATGCCGATGCGGCACTAAACGAATCGGAAAGCTACACGGTCATTTTACGTGAACACGAGACCAAGCATCACGGTCATAGTCATTCCCATG GTCATGTACACTCCGCACCTGAATCAATGTCCAACGTGGCTTGGATGGTCGTAATGGGGGATGGTTTGCACAATTTTACAGACGGTATGGCTATTGGGGCGGCTTTTTCAGCAAACATCGCAGGTGGATTTTCCACGGCTATTGCTGTTCTCTGTCATGAATTACCTCACGAACTCG GTGACTTTGCGGTACTGTTGAAAGCGGGTATGAGTACCAAACAGGCtgttttttacaatatattatctTCAGTGCTCTGTCTATTAGGCATGATAGGTGGAATATTATTAGGAAATACCCCCGATGCCACCAGTTGGGTATTCGCAGTTGCCGCtggaatatttatatacatagcGTTAGTCGACatg atacCAGAATTGTCGTCGAGTCATTCCGCGGGAAGTGGTTCACGATTACAGTGCATTTGGCAAACTTTAGGTTTATCGACAGGCCTTGGAATTATGTTACTTATCGCTGCCTATGAGCATGATCTTAAACATATTTTCGATAATTAG
- the LOC139111991 gene encoding zinc transporter foi isoform X3, with protein sequence MSHHIVTVCVVCVLCAAHVPCSAHTNSSAITSDNSTSAQNHSGPDARGQPFWSLLRPKETHAYSNQQRYNPNNFTSNKHNAVRSHTARHIDSTNSNNISVTDDAISNASHVYHKKQTTESFKGGGNSQYTPPSVVTRAADVNSVNSRDAELMERLAQTDLVPDVKQKSAQSSEDLRTVNKSRLKRDVNERYFMQKIFEAYGDGTSITMEGFEKLVRKLGLLRLLTDVSKDDTDRNNRNFSNKGLHDVDKNKERCLNSSELLGTIAQDTHYVSSNNATTLPSWLFERVCPVLVYQLAAESSSERNGCIRVPENYKPAVPVDKFYTTEDSARSTVKVWIYSSISIFVISLSGLLGVAVIPVMGKNYYHHVLQFLVALAVGTLTGDAFIHLLPHAMMPPHHHEHDEHQEHHHDEQIDHINLHNINMWKGLVAMMGFVLFFFTEKALNMISEWRKHWQHKKKLPTRVRVMRESDGPNSNVVGEKLCKHKYSSYPYCYGEIASETQDNHHNRRMNHRDRPPIIEEEKPLTSNCNSVTKIVASDIDKKSKDDWRMDDSIANAKKNPGDADAALNESESYTVILREHETKHHGHSHSHGHVHSAPESMSNVAWMVVMGDGLHNFTDGMAIGAAFSANIAGGFSTAIAVLCHELPHELGDFAVLLKAGMSTKQAVFYNILSSVLCLLGMIGGILLGNTPDATSWVFAVAAGIFIYIALVDMIPELSSSHSAGSGSRLQCIWQTLGLSTGLGIMLLIAAYEHDLKHIFDN encoded by the exons ATGTCGCACCATATCGTTACCGTGTGTGTGGTTTGTGTTCTGTGCGCCGCACATGTACCCTGCTCGGCGCATACGAATTCATCGGCGATAACATCGGATAATTCGACAAGCGCGCAAAATCATTCAGGTCCAGACGCACGGGGACAGCCGTTTTGGTCGCTGCTACGACCTAAGGAGACGCACGCATACTCGAACCAACAGAGATACAATCCAAATAACTTCACTAGCAATAAGCACAACGCTGTAAGATCTCATACTGCACGACACATTGATAGTACTAACAGTAATAATATATCTGTAACTGATGATGCGATATCGAATGCGTCGCATGTTTATCATAAGAAGCAAACGACGGAGAGCTTCAAAGGTGGTGGAAATTCGCAGTATACACCACCATCGGTGGTCACGAGAGCAGCCGATGTGAATTCTGTAAATTCGAGAGATGCGGAGCTTATGGAGCGTCTTGCTCAAACGGATCTGGTGCCAGATGTCAAACAGAAGTCTGCACAATCTAGCGAAGATTTACGTACTGTTAATAAATCTAGGTTAAAAAGAGATGTAAATGAAAGATATTTCATGCAGAAGATCTTTGAGGCCTACGGTGATGGAACGAGTATAACTATGGAGGGTTTCGAGAAGCTCGTTCGGAAACTGGGTCTATTAAGATTATTGACTGATGTATCAAAGGATGACACTGATAGaa ataatagaaatttttctaataaggGCCTACACGatgtagataaaaataaggaaagg TGTTTAAATAGTTCAGAGTTGCTGGGCACTATTGCTCAAGATACGCACTATGTTAGCAGCAATAACGCAACGACATTGCCGAGTTGGCTTTTCGAACGCGTGTGCCCAGTTCTTGTGTATCAATTAGCGGCCGAATCTAGTTCGGAAAGAAATGGCTGTATACGAGTACCCGAGAATTATAAGCCTGCCGTGCCagtcgataaattttataccacGGAAGATTCGGCACGCAGTACTGTAAAAG tCTGGATATATTCATCAATTAGTATTTTCGTAATTAGTCTTAGCGGATTGCTCGGCGTAGCAGTAATTCCAGTCATGGGAAAGAATTATTACCATCACGTGTTACAGTTTCTAGTTGCGCTGGCCGTAGGTACTTTAACCGGTGATGCCTTTATCCATCTGTTACCACAc GCGATGATGCCACCACATCACCATGAACATGATGAACATCAAGAACACCATCATGACGAACAAATTGatcatataaatttacacaatattaatatgtgGAAAGGATTAGTCGCTATGATGGGTTTCGTGTTGTTCTTCTTTACTGAGAAAGCATTAAACATGATATCTGAATGGCGGAAACATTGgcagcataaaaaaaag TTACCTACACGCGTAAGAGTGATGAGAGAGAGTGATGGGCCAAACAGTAATGTGGTTGGTGAGAAGCTGTGTAAACACAAATACTCATCGTATCCGTATTGTTACGGTGAAATCGCCAGTGAAACTCAAG ATAATCACCACAATCGCCGAATGAATCATCGCGATAGACCTCCTATTATCGAAGAGGAGAAACCATTGACATCGAATTGTAATTCGGTTACGAAAATTGTGGCTAGCGACATAGATAAAAAATCGAAGGATGATTGGAGAATGGATGATTCAATTGCGAACGCTAAGAAAAATCCTGGTGATGCCGATGCGGCACTAAACGAATCGGAAAGCTACACGGTCATTTTACGTGAACACGAGACCAAGCATCACGGTCATAGTCATTCCCATG GTCATGTACACTCCGCACCTGAATCAATGTCCAACGTGGCTTGGATGGTCGTAATGGGGGATGGTTTGCACAATTTTACAGACGGTATGGCTATTGGGGCGGCTTTTTCAGCAAACATCGCAGGTGGATTTTCCACGGCTATTGCTGTTCTCTGTCATGAATTACCTCACGAACTCG GTGACTTTGCGGTACTGTTGAAAGCGGGTATGAGTACCAAACAGGCtgttttttacaatatattatctTCAGTGCTCTGTCTATTAGGCATGATAGGTGGAATATTATTAGGAAATACCCCCGATGCCACCAGTTGGGTATTCGCAGTTGCCGCtggaatatttatatacatagcGTTAGTCGACatg atacCAGAATTGTCGTCGAGTCATTCCGCGGGAAGTGGTTCACGATTACAGTGCATTTGGCAAACTTTAGGTTTATCGACAGGCCTTGGAATTATGTTACTTATCGCTGCCTATGAGCATGATCTTAAACATATTTTCGATAATTAG
- the LOC139111991 gene encoding zinc transporter foi isoform X2: MKLLRFLSRIVMKLIMSHHIVTVCVVCVLCAAHVPCSAHTNSSAITSDNSTSAQNHSGPDARGQPFWSLLRPKETHAYSNQQRYNPNNFTSNKHNAVRSHTARHIDSTNSNNISVTDDAISNASHVYHKKQTTESFKGGGNSQYTPPSVVTRAADVNSVNSRDAELMERLAQTDLVPDVKQKSAQSSEDLRTVNKSRLKRDVNERYFMQKIFEAYGDGTSITMEGFEKLVRKLGLLRLLTDVSKDDTDRNNRNFSNKGLHDVDKNKERCLNSSELLGTIAQDTHYVSSNNATTLPSWLFERVCPVLVYQLAAESSSERNGCIRVPENYKPAVPVDKFYTTEDSARSTVKVWIYSSISIFVISLSGLLGVAVIPVMGKNYYHHVLQFLVALAVGTLTGDAFIHLLPHAMMPPHHHEHDEHQEHHHDEQIDHINLHNINMWKGLVAMMGFVLFFFTEKALNMISEWRKHWQHKKKLPTRVRVMRESDGPNSNVVGEKLCKHKYSSYPYCYGEIASETQDNHHNRRMNHRDRPPIIEEEKPLTSNCNSVTKIVASDIDKKSKDDWRMDDSIANAKKNPGDADAALNESESYTVILREHETKHHGHSHSHGHVHSAPESMSNVAWMVVMGDGLHNFTDGMAIGAAFSANIAGGFSTAIAVLCHELPHELGDFAVLLKAGMSTKQAVFYNILSSVLCLLGMIGGILLGNTPDATSWVFAVAAGIFIYIALVDMIPELSSSHSAGSGSRLQCIWQTLGLSTGLGIMLLIAAYEHDLKHIFDN; encoded by the exons ATGAAGCTATTACGGTTCTTAAGTAGGATTGTCAT GAAGCTCATCATGTCGCACCATATCGTTACCGTGTGTGTGGTTTGTGTTCTGTGCGCCGCACATGTACCCTGCTCGGCGCATACGAATTCATCGGCGATAACATCGGATAATTCGACAAGCGCGCAAAATCATTCAGGTCCAGACGCACGGGGACAGCCGTTTTGGTCGCTGCTACGACCTAAGGAGACGCACGCATACTCGAACCAACAGAGATACAATCCAAATAACTTCACTAGCAATAAGCACAACGCTGTAAGATCTCATACTGCACGACACATTGATAGTACTAACAGTAATAATATATCTGTAACTGATGATGCGATATCGAATGCGTCGCATGTTTATCATAAGAAGCAAACGACGGAGAGCTTCAAAGGTGGTGGAAATTCGCAGTATACACCACCATCGGTGGTCACGAGAGCAGCCGATGTGAATTCTGTAAATTCGAGAGATGCGGAGCTTATGGAGCGTCTTGCTCAAACGGATCTGGTGCCAGATGTCAAACAGAAGTCTGCACAATCTAGCGAAGATTTACGTACTGTTAATAAATCTAGGTTAAAAAGAGATGTAAATGAAAGATATTTCATGCAGAAGATCTTTGAGGCCTACGGTGATGGAACGAGTATAACTATGGAGGGTTTCGAGAAGCTCGTTCGGAAACTGGGTCTATTAAGATTATTGACTGATGTATCAAAGGATGACACTGATAGaa ataatagaaatttttctaataaggGCCTACACGatgtagataaaaataaggaaagg TGTTTAAATAGTTCAGAGTTGCTGGGCACTATTGCTCAAGATACGCACTATGTTAGCAGCAATAACGCAACGACATTGCCGAGTTGGCTTTTCGAACGCGTGTGCCCAGTTCTTGTGTATCAATTAGCGGCCGAATCTAGTTCGGAAAGAAATGGCTGTATACGAGTACCCGAGAATTATAAGCCTGCCGTGCCagtcgataaattttataccacGGAAGATTCGGCACGCAGTACTGTAAAAG tCTGGATATATTCATCAATTAGTATTTTCGTAATTAGTCTTAGCGGATTGCTCGGCGTAGCAGTAATTCCAGTCATGGGAAAGAATTATTACCATCACGTGTTACAGTTTCTAGTTGCGCTGGCCGTAGGTACTTTAACCGGTGATGCCTTTATCCATCTGTTACCACAc GCGATGATGCCACCACATCACCATGAACATGATGAACATCAAGAACACCATCATGACGAACAAATTGatcatataaatttacacaatattaatatgtgGAAAGGATTAGTCGCTATGATGGGTTTCGTGTTGTTCTTCTTTACTGAGAAAGCATTAAACATGATATCTGAATGGCGGAAACATTGgcagcataaaaaaaag TTACCTACACGCGTAAGAGTGATGAGAGAGAGTGATGGGCCAAACAGTAATGTGGTTGGTGAGAAGCTGTGTAAACACAAATACTCATCGTATCCGTATTGTTACGGTGAAATCGCCAGTGAAACTCAAG ATAATCACCACAATCGCCGAATGAATCATCGCGATAGACCTCCTATTATCGAAGAGGAGAAACCATTGACATCGAATTGTAATTCGGTTACGAAAATTGTGGCTAGCGACATAGATAAAAAATCGAAGGATGATTGGAGAATGGATGATTCAATTGCGAACGCTAAGAAAAATCCTGGTGATGCCGATGCGGCACTAAACGAATCGGAAAGCTACACGGTCATTTTACGTGAACACGAGACCAAGCATCACGGTCATAGTCATTCCCATG GTCATGTACACTCCGCACCTGAATCAATGTCCAACGTGGCTTGGATGGTCGTAATGGGGGATGGTTTGCACAATTTTACAGACGGTATGGCTATTGGGGCGGCTTTTTCAGCAAACATCGCAGGTGGATTTTCCACGGCTATTGCTGTTCTCTGTCATGAATTACCTCACGAACTCG GTGACTTTGCGGTACTGTTGAAAGCGGGTATGAGTACCAAACAGGCtgttttttacaatatattatctTCAGTGCTCTGTCTATTAGGCATGATAGGTGGAATATTATTAGGAAATACCCCCGATGCCACCAGTTGGGTATTCGCAGTTGCCGCtggaatatttatatacatagcGTTAGTCGACatg atacCAGAATTGTCGTCGAGTCATTCCGCGGGAAGTGGTTCACGATTACAGTGCATTTGGCAAACTTTAGGTTTATCGACAGGCCTTGGAATTATGTTACTTATCGCTGCCTATGAGCATGATCTTAAACATATTTTCGATAATTAG